In the genome of Dermatobacter hominis, the window ACGGTCAGACCCGCGGCTGAGCCCGTGGGCCGGACGCGGCTCCTCGCCGTCGCGGTGCTCGGGGTCGCCCTGCTGGCGGCCATCGCCTGCGACCCGCCGAAGCCGCCGCCCGGTCCGCCCACCGGGCAGTGCCGGCCGGATCCGTTCGACGTGCAGTTCCAGCACGACATCGACGCCTTCGGCGCCGCGGCCCACCACGTCACCGCCGCCGTCTACGACGACCGGACCGGCTGTTGGTACCACCTGCGCCAGGGCCAGCGCGTCACGACGGCGTCCGTCGTGAAGATCGAGATCATGGCGGCCACGATCCTGCGGGCGCAGGACCAGGGCCGGGGCCTGACGCAGTGGGAGGCCACCCGGATCGGCCCGATGATCCACGCGTCGGACGACGCCGCGGCCTCGGCGCTCTGGACGAACCTGGGGGGCGTGCGCGGCATGTCCGACTGGGGTGCCCGGATGGGCCTCGGCGCCACCGTGGAGACCGAGCCGAAGTGGGGCCTCACGTCCACGACGGCCGAGGACCAGGCCGCGTTCGTCCACCGGCTGCTGCAGGGCGACATGCTCGAGCCGGCCCGGCGCGGCCTGGCGTGGTGGGAGCTGAAGAACATCCGCGAGGACCAGCGATGGGGGATCCGCTACGGGGTGCCGCCGGGCTGGGA includes:
- a CDS encoding serine hydrolase, which codes for MGRTRLLAVAVLGVALLAAIACDPPKPPPGPPTGQCRPDPFDVQFQHDIDAFGAAAHHVTAAVYDDRTGCWYHLRQGQRVTTASVVKIEIMAATILRAQDQGRGLTQWEATRIGPMIHASDDAAASALWTNLGGVRGMSDWGARMGLGATVETEPKWGLTSTTAEDQAAFVHRLLQGDMLEPARRGLAWWELKNIREDQRWGIRYGVPPGWEVGHKNGFAGSDCCGWRVNSVGYVADPAGGGYSIAVLSDGWASLPQGVPMVEVVAGAVARSLTG